AGAGCTCAGGCACGTGGACTCCGAGGCTCTCACAGGCGTCCGCCGCGAGGATCCCCGGTCCACCGGAGTTTGTCACAATGGCGACCCTGTTGCCTTTCGGCACCGGTTGAGTGGAAAGGAAAGCAGCTACGTCGAACATCTCCTCCAATGAATCTGTTCTAATGACCCCCGCCTGGCTGAACAGGGCCTCCACCGCGGTCTCCGACGCAGCCACCAAAGCGCCTGTATGGGATTGCGTCGCCCTGAACCCCGCCGCTGACCTTCCCGCCTTGACCGCGACTATTGGCTTCATCCTCGAGATTCTTCGAGCCAGCCTGGCGAACTTCCTCGGGTTCCCGAAGGACTCCAGATGCAGCAAGATGAGGTCCGTGTTCTTGTCTTCCTCCCAGTATTGTATCAGGTCGTTCCCTGAAATGTCCGCCTTATTCCCCACGGAGATGAAACTGGACATTCCTAGTCCGAGCTTGTTCGCTTGGTCGATTATCACGTAGCCGAGAGCCCCTGACTGCGACAGGAATCCAATCCTGCCGAGACTTGAGACAGGAGCAGCGAACTGGCCGTTCAGGCGGACGGCCGGGTCGGTGTTGATGATCCCCATACAGTTAGGCCCTATGAGGCGCATTCCTGATTCCCTGCAGACCCCGACCAGCTCGTCCTGGAGCTTCGCGCCCTCGGGGCCTATCTCCGCGAACCCGGCGGAGATCACCACCAGCGCCTGGACTCCCTTCTTGGCACACTCCCTCGCAGTCTGGACTACGAACCTGGCGGGCACGACGATGAACGCGAGGTCTACGGGGTCAGGACACTCCGAGACCGACGGATACGCCTTCACAGTCTGGACTACCTTGGAATCGCGATTGACTGGATAGACTGTACCGTTGAAGTCCGCCTCGACCAAGTTCCTAAAGAGGGCGCCGCCAATCGAGTCCCGTTCCCTCGACGCCCCGATTACCGCGATGCTCCTCGGCTCGAGAAAGCGCCTGACCGCCGCTCTCGAGGAATCAGCGCTTCCCTCAGGCTCGTCAATCAAGGCAACCGCCCTTCATGCCCGCAACCCGACTGGGGATCGGGGACCAATCCGACCCTAGTCCTTGGTCTGTGTCAGCGAAAACACTATGATGAAGAAACCTATCGCTTGGCTCGCAGCCTGAAGCGATTCCACCGTGGTAAGGTCCTCGCCGGCCACGTTGAAGAGCACACCTGCAATCGCCGCGCCCGCAGTCACAAAGCCGAAGCCAAGTCCCAACAGAAGCATTGCACGACTCTTGGTCCTAGAGTAGGACCGAAGGGCGTAGAAGACGACGACGCCACCAAGTACAAGTATGAGCCCCTGCGCAGCGCTAAGGTAGACTAAGTCCAATTCTCATCGTTCACCCCCTCTTCTGGTCTTTAAAGCTTGGAAGCCGAGATTCATCGTGAACAATCATTTCGCCACCCTCATGCTCAGCCATAGCCGCCTGAGCTTCTCGGCGACGTCTTCGTTGACGGTGGCATCCACCTTCATTACGCCCCCTTCGAAGCTGATGCTCACAGCCCTGAACGCGCTTCTGAGGAGCTCGTACTTTTTCCCGTCGGGGGTCACGATTATCTTCTCGACCACGAGGATCTGCGCGTCCAGCAACTCGTGGACCCTCCTGTAGCAAGTGCTGAGTGGGATGTCATTCTCCCTGCTCATGTCCTCGACCGACTTGGCCGCCGGGATGGCAGAAAGAAGTATCTTCCTGGAGTACTCGTCGGCGAGCCCCTGCACCAGCGACTGGGTCCTAGCAGGGTCTGTGATTTCCAAACGCGATGAAAGCCACATTTACCTTATTTGAGTCTATTCAGGATTCTCGGTGGAAGGCTCGCCGTCCCGGGGCTCGGCTTCTGGCCTCTCATTTCTGAGAAATCGCCAGGCCGCCACCGCTCCGATCGCTACCGCCGCAACGGTCGTGACCACCAAAAGGGTCCAGGCGCCGAACGGATACTCCTGGCTGACCCCGCTCCATCCCCCCCTGTAGGTCCAGGATCCAAGTGCGTTCTGACCCTTGGTGAAGGCAATAAACTGGGGGGGCGTCGCGCCTCCCACCACCACCAGGGGGTTGTGTCTTGCGTCCCAGTCGCCGTAGGAGTACCAACCTCCTACAAGGTCCCTTCCGTCGAGCATAACGGAAACAAGTGTAAGGTTCCCCATCTTCTCGAAGGTGGCTGCGTCCCTGGCATAGGATTCCAGGGCGAAGACCTCCTGGTCCCCGCTCCTGACAGCCTGGACCGCTCCGGCGCCGAAATCTTGCTGGACCATGGACCCCCGGTCGAGGTTCCTGACCATGAAGCTCCATCCCTCAGTCTGCGAAAGGAAGATTGAGATTGCCACCTTGTCGCCAGGGTACATCCGCGGGAGGCTCGAGTTGAGGACCCAGTGATAGGTCTGGGGATTCGCTTTGACCTCGGCGATGAACATCGAGTAGGCAAGCCAAGTGGAGTTGCCAGGGTACACTCCGACCGCAGCCTGGAGGACGAAGCCGTCCTGTGTCATAAGGGAGACAATCGCATAGGTCACAGCTGTAACGTTGACGAGGCTGGGGATTTGCACGACCGCTGTCAGGTTCCTCGTGCTCGCCCAGGACACCGCCGCACCACCGGAGAGACCCGCCCCGTCCGGTACGACGACCCCCACCCCCCAGGAGGCACCAGAGTATTGGTTTCCTTCGGACTTGGGCACTATCGCGCTGACGCCCGCAACTGTAGCAAGCGAGACTGCACACCAGAGAGTCAGGGCTAACCTGAAGAGCCTTGCTAGTGGGTCCCGGCGCCCCGCATGCAATTCAAGGGCCCCTAGCACGAATCATTGCTAGGAGCGCGAGAAACGCACCGAATACCCCAGTCAGGACGGTCAATGTCACCGGATTCAGGAATGGCGAGAGGACGTCGTGGACCTGGTTGATTGGCCCTCCGCTGAGGGTCGAATCGTACCCGCCGATTGCGCCCGCGAAGCCAAGGAGAGCACAACTTGCCGTTACTCCAAAATACATCAGGACAAACCCGGGCCACATCAAAGACGGTTCGACACGGCGGCTCTCTTCGATCTCAATTGTCCGCAGGAGCCCGGCGAGCCAGGCGAACCCACCCGCTCCCACCGAGACGAAGAGGACGTAGGCGACGACAAGCCACTGGCCGGGCCCTCCCGCGACCATTATGGGAGGCAGGTAAGTGAAAGGGGCGAACGGCAAGACCATGAGCACCGTCCACACGAGCGCTCCGAAGGCATTGACGTAGAAGGCGACTCTGAATCTTGCGTGCCAAGGTCCTCTCGGGGTCGCGATCAAACTCTTTCGGCCAAAACAGACAGATTCCTTTGGTCGATATAAGGACCCCTCATGATTGCCACCCCTGGGAACCGATACGAATGGAGGGATGAATTCCGGGACCCAGAATGTCCTCTTGAAACGTATCTGTCAAGCTTTCGCGGAAAAACAAAGAGGAAGCAGGACTACTTTGTCCTGCTTCTGATTATGTATCCCAGTCCGCCGAGAAGGGCACCAACTGCAGCGAGCAGTATGAATGCGCCTATCGGCTGAGTCATCCATCCAAGTATCTGTTCGTGGACCTGCCCAGGGTTGAGACCTCCGCCGCCTGAGGTCGCAGCAGTCATTCCCCACCCTGCCATGTAGCCCCCATACATCATCAGGAACATCGCGCCCGCGACTCCGATGTTCATGAAGAGAAGGTGACCCCAGGCAAGAAGGTTAGTGTAGCCCCTGTAGACTCTGCCCTTGATCCCTTCAATGTAGAAGTAGAAGATGGCAGTGACCGCAGTGGCGACCACTCCGACGACCATGTAGGAGATGTAGCCTGTGAAGAACCAGGTTCCCCCGCTGCCGCCGGCGATTACCCTTGCTGGCGAGAAGTAGCTAGCTGTACCAGTGACGTACTGGAGGGGGTCGAGGACCATGATGGTGATGATGGTTGCTGCAAGTCCTTGGATGACGGCGGCCCAGATGAATCTGCCCGCCCATTTGCCTTGTATTTCTTGCATTTTCTATTTCGTTCCTATAGGCCATATTCGAATGTCTGCATATTTAAGACGGGAAGACGATTTTCCTCCTTGATAATCAGGTCTGGGATTTCGCCTTCGATGAGACGTTTTCCATCCTTGGGAATCGGGTTTACTCGTTAAATATGAACGACCGAATCAGCGAACCATGGACATTCGCGAGCCGCACATCGAAAGGATACTGGTAGCCTTCGATGGCTCGAGTGACTCCCTCCGGGCACTCAACATAGGGTGCTCCCTCGCGGAGAAGTACGGGGCGTCCCTGATCATCGCCCACGTCTACACCGTCCCCATCCCTGTTTACGCCAGCGGGTCCACCATGCCCCTTCCAGAAATGGGTGAGGCCGCCGACCTTGCAAAACAGGATGGGCTCGTCGTCCTCAGCGAAGGCCTCGAAGTTGCCGAGACCTGGCACGTGAAGGCCAAAGGGGAGCTTCTCGAGGCCCGCTCAACCCTCTCTGCGCTGGTAGAGTATTCCACGAACGAGAAGGTGGACCTCATAGTCGTCGGCAACCGCGGGATGTCAGGCTTCAAGCGGCTCATCATGGGGAGCGTCTCCAGCGGTCTTGTCCACGACGCCGAGTGCCCCGTCCTGGTGGTCCGGTAGTATCTTGATCTACGTGCGGGACGTCATGACCTCCTCAGTGCGCACCATATCCTCCGAGTCTAACATGGTCGAGGCCGCCAAGGCAATGGCGAAGTGGAAGATCGGGTCCCTGGTGATCGTCCAAGGCAAGAAGCCGGTCGGTATCATAACCGAGGGCGATGTCTCGAAGTTCGTCTCAAAGGGTGCCGACCCCACCAAGACTCCGCTTGCCGCGATGAGGAAGAAGCTCGTGACCGTCGAACCCGGAGAAAGACTTGAGGTCGCAGCCAAGCTGATGGCAACGGCTGGTGTGAAGAAGCTTCCAGTGATGGATGGGGACACGCTCGTCGGGATTGTCACCCAGACTGACATCGTGAATTCCAGCTTCGCCCTCGTCACCTCTCTCAAGGAGATGGTGCAGGCCCGCTACAGGCCTCCCGACTTCGAGATGTAACCGCGCGAAACTTGATTTAAAGCGCTGCACGGCGGGGCTAAGGAGAAGTTGAGCCTTCCCAGTTACAACATCGTGATTGACTACGTCAGCGAGGGCGAGGTGGCCAACCTGATAAGAGGCTATGTCGAGCTGGACGGCAACCGCGTCCGGTTCTCCGGTGTCGCCTACGGCCGGTTCGGAGGTCAGAATTTCTCGCCGCAGTTCTCACCTGCCGCAAAGAAGATACTCTCGTCGATGGTGGGTGACTTCAACAAATTTGAGGAAGACGTCCAGCTCAGACTTGTACGGGGCGATTTCGATGCCAGGCCGGGCAAGAATGAACACCATCATCACAAGCACATGGGCGTAAGCCCGGAGCGGTGAATCCGATTGAACCTACTCGTGGGCGCGACTGGCTTCGTCGGCGGTCATATCGTTGAGTACCTATTCCAGCAAGGGGAGATCTCGAAGGGGACCTTCAGGAAGGGTTCGCACCTCAAGATCATGGACGCGAGCGGAGTTCAGGGGATGGAGGCCGACCTGCTCGACCACCACTCACTCCACGAGGCGATGGAGGGCGCGGACACGATCTACAACATAGCGTCCCCGATGCCCGACTCTGACACGGATTTTGTGGAGGTCAACACCGAAGGTCTGTTGAACCTCCTGGAAGTCGCGACAGAGCTGGGAGTCAAGACCCTCATCCACCTAAGCACATTGGACGTCTGCGGCTTCGGTACGAGGGAGCTTTCAGAATCCAGCCCAGTCAAGCCCGTCACTGAATACCAAAAGGGGAAGGCCGAAGCGGAGCGCATCCTGGGCGAGTCTGCGAAGAGGACCCCGTCCCTGAGGGTGGTCATCATCCGTGCGGCAAGGGCCGTCGGCTCCCGCGATGAGTCCCTCACTATCCCCCTGCTTCGCATGATCGAGTCGGGGAAGGTGGTGCTCCCGGGGTCGAGTTCCATGTCCTTCTCTCATCCGCAGGACATTGCTCAGGCGATGTACAAGGCAGCCACCGGCCAGGTTCCATCCGGCTCCCTGTACCTGGTGAAGTCATTCGACGCTACCCCCGAGGCCTTGTCCCGGGAGCTAGTCACCGCGGTGGGGGCAGAGGCCGAAGTGCGCAAAGAGGGCCTGTTCTCGAAGTCTCTCCTTGGCAGTTACGCCTCTGAACAGCTCAAGGCGTCCCTTGCAATCGAAGCGCAGTCTGGCTGGAAGCAACTCGGCTATTCCCCTGTCTTCAACAGCAGGACGACCTGTGAAGAAATCGCAAGATGGTACAAGAAGGAGCCTTGGGCCACAGACAGAGCCTGAACATCCCGACCACACTCCGGAAGATTAGGATGATGGTCTACGGCTCAAAGGATAAGCGGGCGACTGCCCTGGCGGAGCTGAAGGACGTCGAGGAGGGAGACCCCTTCCGGGTACTGATAGGCACGATCCTTTCGCAGAGGACGAGAGATGAAAACACTGCCAAGGCTTCTGAAAACCTGTTTTCAAGGTACAGGACGGCCGAAGAGCTGGCCCACGCCGACCCGCGCGCCGTCAGGAAACTCATACGGCCGTCGGGTTTCTACAACGTGAAGACGAAGAGCATTATCAGGGTCTCAAGACAGCTCATCAAGGAATTCGGAGGGGTGGTCCCGCACAGGATGGATGACCTGCTCAAGCTTCACTCAGTCGGGAGGAAGACCGCCAACTGCGTTCTGGTCTACGCCTTCAACGAGCCCGCGATACCAGTCGACACTCACGTCCACAGGATTTCAAACAGGCTGGGCCTGGTCAGCACAAGAGAGCCCGAAGACACAGAAGCCGAGCTTGTCAAGACGGTTCCAAAGAAGTACTGGTTGGACCTGAACGACCTATTCGTGAGGTTCGGCCAGACCACCTGCAAGCCTGTCGGACCTCACTGCGGCTCCTGCACACTGACAGGAGTCTGTCGTTACTACCAACAGGTAGTTGCTCCCAGGCGCGAAGCTGTTGAGTTCCGAGAGCATAAGCACTCAAACCTCCAGTCCTGAGGAAGGAAATAGTTTCGCGTAAGTCCCCTGGTGCAATTATTACCTCTATCTGAATCCTGATAAGCGCGTTAGCACGGCTACAAACAGAAGCGTGGCTCATCTGTGGCGAGAAGGGGATGGAAGTGTCCGTCATGTCAACGTCTGGGACGCCAACCTTCATGCCCAAGTCCAGGTCACATCGAACACTACCAAGTGTGGCTCAGAACTCGCCGACGCAACTACGACAAAGTACGCCACCAGGCAGTTGGGATACTAGGTGGAGTCTGCAGCAATTGTGGTATTTGTGACATTCGACTCCTACAGATCAACCATAAGTATGGTGGTGGGACGAAAGACTTCAAGAATAACCCCGTACAAGCATATAGAGATATCATAAAGGGCAAGCGAAACAGGGCAGACTTCGACATCAGGTGCGCGAATTGCAACATCCTTTATGAATATGAACGCAAGAGCCGGGGTGTGTTACCGAGGTGATGCCATGCCGACATTAGAAGAGGCGAAGGCCCTTGTTCGAAAACTCGTCGAGGAGAAGAGCTTCGGCAACACGCCTGACGAGATCCCGAACAAGCTTCTCTTCGCATTCATCGAGCTCGGTGAAGCGGGAGACTCCTGGAAGAAGGGCAGGCCCAAGGAGGAGACAATCGAGGAACTGATAGACGTCATATTCTACGTCCTCGATGCGTCGCGCTTGATTGACCCGAAGGCAAACCTAGATGAGGTGTTCGAGAAGAAGCTGGCCAAGAACCTGTCCAGGCCCCACAGGTACGGAGAGGGGTTCAGGGAGGGCCCCACGGGCGCCTAGCCCGCTCTAATCCAGATCAGCCGCTTGTCCTTATGGCACACGTATCCGTCGTAGGCCTGTCCCTTCGAATCGACGGCCTGTTCGGACTTGTTCATCATCGTCCCGCACTCTGCACACCTCTGGTCCGAAGGACTCTGCTTTACCTTCTGCCAATCTATCATGAAGTACGTCCAGAAGATCAAGTCTCCCGCCTTCTCAATCTTCATGGTCGCAACTCGGCCTTCACCTATAGAAAAGCCTGCTTCGCAATCCGCGATGGTTAAAGAGACGACTCGTTCGGCTTGTAGCACCGGCATGGAACCTCTCTTTCGGGCATCCGTTGACGAGGTCTCCAGGCTCATCGGCCTCAAGGAGAAGGAGCTGGCCATCCTGGAGGACGCCGACGCGGCCGCAAACGACCTCGTCACCTCGGAGTTCGAGTCCTATGTCGCACGGAAGTACAACCCGGAAACTGCTCTGGTCCTCAAGAAGCACAACCTGATGGGAGTGCCCATCGCCGAGGAGTACGGCGGGAGGGGGGCGAGGCAGCTCGTCCAGTCGCTCTTCCTTGAGCGTATGGGGCAAACGGGCATGGGAGTGATCACCTTCGCCGACGTCCATCAGTGCCTGGGCAGCCTCGCCATCCAGGACTGGGGGTCCGAAGAGCAGAAACAGCGTCATCTTCCGAAGGCTGCCTCGGGGGAGGCCGTGCTTGCCTACGGTCTGACCGAGCCCGAAGCGGGGAGCGACCCTACTTCGATGAAGACAACCTACGCCGAAGACGGAGCGGGCTATCGACTGACGGGCTCGAAGTACCTCATCTCAAACGGGTCAATCGCGACCAACGTAATCATTTTCGCCTACCCGAAACAGGGAGGCGGGGGTCCCAGTGCCTTCATCGTCGACACCAAGCAGAAGGGATTCTACGTAGACATGAGGTTGGACGAGAAGATTGGGCTCTTCACCTCGGACACCTCGTTGCTATCGCTGGAGGACGTCTTCGTCGCCAGCGAGGACCTGCTGGGGCAGGAAGGAAAAGGGCTCGCGGTTGCCTACTCCGCCCTCCTCAACGGGAGGATAGGGATCGGCTCGGGGTGCATCGGCGTGATGGAGGATTGTCTCAACCAAGTCAAAGAGAGGGCGTCCTCGAGAGTACAGCATGGTAAGCAGATCGGGAAGCACCAGCTGGTTCAGAAGCACATAGCTTTCATCGAATCGAATCTGGAGGCATGTAGGTGGCTCGTCTACAGGGCCGCGATCAAGAAGGACGAATACGAAAAGGACACAAAGAACCTTGCCCTGAGGGGGGACGCAGACCGGCTCTCAGCCGTTGCGAAGTACATGGCCTCGAAGGGAGCGTTCGAGTCCGCGGACAGGGCGGTACAGGTCTTCGGTGGCTTCGGATACTCGATAATGTCTCCCGTGGCCAAGCATTTCCTCGACGCCCGGGTCGCGCGCATCTACGAGGGGACCGACGAGATCATGGAGCTGAAGATCGCCTCCTCGATCCTAGGCAAGGACTTCGAAGCCTACAAGTAGCCTTATACTGCGAAGGAGTCGACTGGGAGATATGCAAATCCACCTGGAGGGCTCCAACACAATGAAGTCGAGCCGCGAAACGGTCTTCGGTCTCCTGACCGACCCGAACTTCCTCGCGAAGACCCTTCCCGACGCAGAAGACGTCCATGTCCTTGACGGGTCGAGCCTTGAAGCGAAACTCAAACTCAGGTTGG
This sequence is a window from Nitrososphaerota archaeon. Protein-coding genes within it:
- a CDS encoding endonuclease III, which produces MMVYGSKDKRATALAELKDVEEGDPFRVLIGTILSQRTRDENTAKASENLFSRYRTAEELAHADPRAVRKLIRPSGFYNVKTKSIIRVSRQLIKEFGGVVPHRMDDLLKLHSVGRKTANCVLVYAFNEPAIPVDTHVHRISNRLGLVSTREPEDTEAELVKTVPKKYWLDLNDLFVRFGQTTCKPVGPHCGSCTLTGVCRYYQQVVAPRREAVEFREHKHSNLQS
- a CDS encoding acyl-CoA dehydrogenase family protein yields the protein MEPLFRASVDEVSRLIGLKEKELAILEDADAAANDLVTSEFESYVARKYNPETALVLKKHNLMGVPIAEEYGGRGARQLVQSLFLERMGQTGMGVITFADVHQCLGSLAIQDWGSEEQKQRHLPKAASGEAVLAYGLTEPEAGSDPTSMKTTYAEDGAGYRLTGSKYLISNGSIATNVIIFAYPKQGGGGPSAFIVDTKQKGFYVDMRLDEKIGLFTSDTSLLSLEDVFVASEDLLGQEGKGLAVAYSALLNGRIGIGSGCIGVMEDCLNQVKERASSRVQHGKQIGKHQLVQKHIAFIESNLEACRWLVYRAAIKKDEYEKDTKNLALRGDADRLSAVAKYMASKGAFESADRAVQVFGGFGYSIMSPVAKHFLDARVARIYEGTDEIMELKIASSILGKDFEAYK
- a CDS encoding universal stress protein gives rise to the protein MDIREPHIERILVAFDGSSDSLRALNIGCSLAEKYGASLIIAHVYTVPIPVYASGSTMPLPEMGEAADLAKQDGLVVLSEGLEVAETWHVKAKGELLEARSTLSALVEYSTNEKVDLIVVGNRGMSGFKRLIMGSVSSGLVHDAECPVLVVR
- a CDS encoding NAD-dependent epimerase/dehydratase family protein; the encoded protein is MNLLVGATGFVGGHIVEYLFQQGEISKGTFRKGSHLKIMDASGVQGMEADLLDHHSLHEAMEGADTIYNIASPMPDSDTDFVEVNTEGLLNLLEVATELGVKTLIHLSTLDVCGFGTRELSESSPVKPVTEYQKGKAEAERILGESAKRTPSLRVVIIRAARAVGSRDESLTIPLLRMIESGKVVLPGSSSMSFSHPQDIAQAMYKAATGQVPSGSLYLVKSFDATPEALSRELVTAVGAEAEVRKEGLFSKSLLGSYASEQLKASLAIEAQSGWKQLGYSPVFNSRTTCEEIARWYKKEPWATDRA
- a CDS encoding CBS domain-containing protein, which gives rise to MRDVMTSSVRTISSESNMVEAAKAMAKWKIGSLVIVQGKKPVGIITEGDVSKFVSKGADPTKTPLAAMRKKLVTVEPGERLEVAAKLMATAGVKKLPVMDGDTLVGIVTQTDIVNSSFALVTSLKEMVQARYRPPDFEM